ATCGCTGGCCGTCAGGGAGGACAACGGGTACGCGGCTACCTCGAGGAGGACGGCGTCGATCCGCACTCGCGCACCGAGACGTACGCTGCCGTCCGATTGACCATTGACAACCGTCGGTGGGCCGGGGTGCCGTTCTACCTGCGTGCTGCCAAGCGGATGCCCAGACGAGTCACCGAGGTGGCCCTCAACCTGCAGCGAGCCCCGCACCTGCCGTTCTCTGACACTGCAGCCCTGGGCACCAACGCCGTGGTGCTGCGTATTCAACCCGATGAGGGGGTCACCCTTCGCTTCGGCGCGAAGGTACCTGGCACCCAGATGGAGATCCGCGACGTCACGATGGACTTCGCCTACGGATCGTCGTTCACCGAGGCCAGCCCGGAAGCCTACGAGCGGCTCATCCTCGACGTCCTGCTCGGCGATCCGCCGCTGTTCCCCCAACATGAGGAGGTCCAGTTGGCGTGGAAGATCCTCGACCCGGTGCTCGACTTCTGGGCAGCATCCGACGCTGCTCCCTACGACTATCTGTCCGGCAGCTGGGGTCCGTCTGAGGCTGACGAGATGATCGCCCGAGACGGCTTCGTGTGGCGCAGGCCCTGAGGAGGAGACATGATCGTCACGCTCAACGACACCACCGCGTCGAAGATCGGCGCCGCCATCGTGCAGGCCCGTCGCACCGTCGGGTCTGGGTCCGGATTGGTTCACACCCTCATTTGTGTGTGCGATTCCTCCCACTTCGACGCCGCGTTCGACGTCGCACGAGACGCTGCTCGTCAGCACCCGTCGCGCCTGCTCATGGTCGTCATGACCCGTTCCCGTAAGGACAAGCTCGACGCCGAGGTGCACGCCGGTGAGGGAACTCCCGGCGAGGTCATCGTGCTGCGCTTCTCCGGGGCCATGGCCAAGCGGCCGGCTTCGGTCATCCTCCCGCTGTTGCTCCCGGACTCCCCGGTCATCGCATGGTGGCCCTTCACCGGTCCCGATGATCTGGCCGCTGACCCCATCGGCGCGTTGGCTGACCGTCGCATCACTGACTCGGCCGCCGACAAGGACCCCTGCAAGGCGCTGGCGCGACGCGCCGCTCACCTGTCAGAAGGCGACTCCGATCTGTGCTGGGCTCGCACGACGGGGTGGCGGGCGCTGGCTGCTGCCGCATTGGATCAGCATCCCGCCACGGTCAAGGCCGTCCGGGTGGAATCGGCTGCCGGTAACGCCCCGGCCATACTGTTGGCAGCCTGGCTGGGACTGCGGCTCAATGTTGCGGTGGAGAGGGTGACCACCGATTCTCCCGGAATCTCCGCCATCGTCATGTCGACCTCCGGCGGGGACATCGAGATTCGACGCCGCAGCGGTCGATATGCCGTCTACCGGATTCCTGGAGAACCTGCCCGTGGTGTGGCCCTGGACCGCCGTGAGGTCCAGATGCTCATTGGCGAGGAACTTCGCCGACTGGACCGCGATGAGGTCTTCACCGCCGTCATGGCTGAGATTGCCAATGGAGCTGGCCGTGTCTCGACAACCGGTGATGGAGGTCAGTCATGACGAGCCGCCGACTCATGAGGTACCAGTCCGCTCAGGGACTGGCTGAAGGTGTGGCCCACCGCCTCGTCCAGACCATCGTCAAGGCCCAAGCCGAGCAGGAACGCATCGACCTGTGCCTGACCGGGGGCAGGATCGCCAATGCTGTCTATGCCGCGATGGGTGAGGTGGTCGAGTGTGCCGAGATCCATCCGGACCAGTTGCACGTGTGGTGGGGCGACGACCGCTTCGTCCCCACCGGCCATCCCGACCGCAATTCCCTGCAGGCCCTGCCTTTGTTGTCGGCAGCCCTCCGACTGGATCCCTCCCAGACCCACGTCATGCCGGGCGCCGATGGCAAGGCCGATCCCGATGAGGCTGCCTATTCCTACGCTCAGGAACTCGGCGACGTCGTCTTCGACATCTGTCTGCTCGGCATGGGACCAGACGGTCATGTCGCATCCTTGTTCCCGGGCCATCCCTCCTTCAATCCCACGACGACCGCGCTGGCTGTCGGCGTCACGGATGCTCCCAAGCCCCCGCCGGATCGTCTCTCGGTGACGATGCCAGTCATCAACCGATCAAAACGGGTGTGGTTCCTCGTCAGCGGGTCGGAGAAGGCCGACGCCGTCGAGAGGGTGTTCGCTGGGGACGAGTCCCTGCCAGCCACCTGGGCCAACGGCACGATTGAGACGAGCTGGATGGTCGACCACGACGCCTCGATCGGGTTACCGCGGTACAACTGCTCCCTGTGAATCCAGGGCAGTCCTGCGCACAACAGCATCGCCGTGGTCCCCAGAGAGCCACACATCGCTGTCAGGAAACACGATTGAGATGACCACCTGGGCGCTCATAGGATGAAAACCATGAACTCTCAGCCGTCGTCGCGTTCCTCCACGGTGCGTGACTGGGTGGGCTTCGTGGCCCGGATCATCCTCGGTGGCACCCTCTTGGTGGCAGGAATCATCAAGGCCACCGACATTGACTCGACCATCTGGTCGGTACGCACGTACCAGATCGTTCCATGGGATTTCGCTGCTGTCATCGGCTGGGCGATGCCGATTCTGGAAATCATCGTCGGTCTGATGCTCGTCCTGGGCATTGCGACGCGCTGGTCCGGCGTACTCGGAGCCTTGGCCATGGTCGTGTTCATCATCGGTATCTCGTCGGTGTGGGCTCGCCACATTTCCTTGGATTGTGGCTGCTTCGGGAACGGGGGTCCTGTCGGGCGCGACTGGGCCCACACCCAGCGCGCCTATGCCCTGGACATCCTGCGTGATCTCGGCCTTGCGTTGTGCGGTGTCTGGCTGATCGTGCGACCCCGCACCGCCCTGTCCGTGGACCGCTGGATCACCGCCTGAAGTGTCATCCGAATGCCCGGTTTGTTGACCGACCGGCTAGCATCATGAGTGACACATCATCTATTGCATGAGGGGACCTCAACCGATGGCTGACAAAAAGTCCACCGCCAGCACCTCGAAGCGCGCTGCCCTGCGCGCCCAGCAGGAGGCCCAGGAATCAGCGAAGAAGCGTCGCCGGATCATCGGCGTCATTGCTGGAGTCCTCGTCGCGGCGGCCATCGTCGTCTCCGTCGTCTTCGGGCTCAACCGCAAGTCTGACGACGCGCCGACCGGCAGCCAGATCACCCCGCCCTCTGCCACCAAGGATGGCATCTACACCTTGAACAAGGACAAGGTGAAGGACGGTGCCCCCACACTGACGGTGTTCCAGGATTACCAGTGCCCGGCTTGCAAGGCGACCGAGGATCTGTTCGGCAAGTCCCTCAACGATCTGTCAGCCAAGGGTGAGATCAAGCTGCAGTACCACACCCTGACCTTCCTGGACAACAACCTGAAAAACGATTCCTCGACCCGCGCTGCGATGGCGGCGGCTGCCGCCGATGTCGTCGGTCACTACGAGGCCTACCACGACGTGGTCTACTCCCATCAGCCCGAGGAAGAGGGCGCTGGCTACACCGATGAGCAGCTGCGCAAGGAATTCGCCACCGAGGCAGGTATCACCGGCAAGGATCTGACCACCTTCCAGAAGGTCTACGACAGCAAGCGGACCCAAGATTTCGTCGAGAACGGCAATGACAAGGGCCTTCAGGAGCTGCAAAAGTTCGGCAGTGCCGGCACCCCGACCTTCCTCGTCAACGGCAAGCCGTGGGAGGGCTGGCAAAGTTTCAGTGCCGCTCCGTCCGCCGACGACCTCCTCGCAGCCATCAAGAAGGCAGACTGATTTGTGACACCGGCTGGGGTTTTGGCACCGGTTGCTGGCCCTGGCCACCCGCTGATCAACCTTCACCAGGCGAGTGGCGAATGCCGCTCGCCTGGCAACCTGTCCGAGCCGAACACTAGAGTTTGAACCATGACCTCACAGACCTCTGCGCCCTCATCCGCCACGTCCCCCCAGCGCGGCGTCGTACCTGACAAGCCGGCCCTCGAGGGCCTGGAGGCCAAGTGGGGTCAAGTCTGGGAGGATTCTCAGCTCTACGCCTTCGACGCCACCGCAGTGGACTCCCGCGACCAGGTGTTCTCGATCGACACCCCGCCTCCCACCGTCTCCGGACACCTGCACCCGGGCCACGTCTTCTCCTACACCCACACTGACACCGTCGCCCGCTATCAGCGGATGCGCGGCAAGAAGGTCTTCTACCCGATGGGTTGGGACGACAACGGCCTTCCGACCGAGCGTCGCGTGCAGAACTACTACGGCGTGCGCTGCGATCCGTCGCTGCCCTATGACCCAGACTTCACCCCACCGGCCAAGCCCGACCCCAAGCATCAGGTGGCGATCAGCCGTCGCAACTTCGTCGAGCTGTGCGTCGAGCTGACCGCTGTGGACGAGAAGACCTTCCAGGACTTGTGGCGATCGGTCGGTCTGTCGGTGGACTGGAATCAGCTCTACACGACGATCTCGCCGGAGTCCCAGCGGATCGCCCAGCTGGCCTTCCTGCACAACCACGCTCGTGGTGAGGCATACCTGTCAGACGCCCCGACCCTGTGGGACGTCACCTTCTCCACCGCAGTGGCCCAGGCCGAGCTGGAGGCTCGCGACTATCCCGGCGCCTACCACCGTCTCGGTTTCCACCGTCCCGATGGCGAGGATGTCTTCATCGAGACGACCCGCCCTGAACTGCTGGCCGCCTGCTGTGCCCTCATTGCTCATCCCGACGACGAGCGCTACCAGCACCTGTTCGGCACCACTGTCACCACCCCGCTGTACGGGGTCGAGGTTCCAGTACTGGCCCACCCCGCCGCCGAGATGGACAAGGGCGCCGGTACCGCCATGTGCTGTACCTTCGGTGACCTCACAGACGTCGCATGGTGGCGCGAATTGCAGCTGCCGACTCGTACCATCATCGGCCGCGATGGACGCATTCTCGGCGAGACCCCGCAGTGGATCATCGACGCCGGTTCGGCGGAGGCCTACGAGGTCATCGCGGGCAAGACGACCTTCACCGCCCGCAAGCTCGTCGTCGAGGCCCTGACAGCCTCCGGCGAGATGGACGGTGAGCCCAAGCCCACCCAGCGCAAGGCCAACTTCTACGAGAAGGGCGACAAGCCGCTGGAGATCATCGGCACCCGACAGTGGTACATCCGCAACGGTGGACGTGACGCTGACCTGCGCGAGGCTCTGCTGGAGCGTGGCCGGGAACTCGAGTGGGTGCCCGAGCACATGCGTCACCGCTACGAGAACTGGGTCGAGGGCCTCAACGGCGACTGGCTCATCAGCCGTCAGCGCTTCTTCGGCGTTCCCTTCCCGGTCTGGTACCCGCTGGACGCCGAGGGTGAACCGGACTATGACCACCCGCTGCTGCCCGAGGAGTCGGCCCTGCCGGTCGACCCGGCATCCCAGGCCCCGGCTGGCTACGAGGAGTCGCAGCGCGGTGTTGCTGGCGGATTCATCGGCGACCCGGATGTCATGGACACCTGGGCAACCTCGTCCCTGACCCCCCAGATCGTCACCGGCTGGCAGCGCGATGCCGACCTGTTCGCCAAGACCTTCCCGATGGACTTCGCCCCCGAAGCCCACGACATCATCCGTACCTGGGTGTTCTCCCGGATGGTACGTGCACATCTGGAGAACGGCGTGCTGCCGTGGAAACGTGCCGCCATCTCCGGCTTCGTCACCGACCCCGACCGCAAGAAGATGTCGAAGTCGAAGGGCAACACCGTCGTCCCGACCGAGATCATCGACGAGTTCGGTGCCGACGCCGTGCGCTGGCGTGCCGCCATGGCTCGCCCGGGAATGGACTCCCCCTTCGACAAGGCCCAGATGAAGGTCGGTCGCCGTCTGGCCATGAAGATCCTCAACGCCTCGAAGTTCGTCCTCGGATTCGGGGAGGGCGGTCAGGTCGCCGACATCACCAACCCGGCCGACCTGTCGATGCTCGCCGGACTGAGCCAGATCGTCGTCGAGGCCACCGAGGCCTTCGACAAATTCAATTACACCGCCGCTCTGGAGGTGTCCGAGCAGTTCTTCTGGACCTTCTGTGACGACTACCTCGAACTGGTCAAGGAGCGCGCCTACGATTCGGAGGGAACCGACGAGGCCGGTGCTCTGAGCGCCCGGACGGCTCTGCGTCTGGCCCTCGACGTCATGTTGCGTCTATTCGCCCCCTTCCTGCCCTTCGTCACCGAGGAAGTGTGGAGCTGGTGGAAGGACGGATCGGTGCACACATCCTCCTGGCCCAGCGCTGACGAGGTGCCCGCTGACGGTGACTGCGACCTCATGTCCGACGTCTCGGCCGCCTTGGTCGAGTTGCGCGGTGTGAAGTCAACCCACAAGGTGCCGATGCGTACCCCGATCCTCTCGGCCCGGATCAGCGCCCCGGCATCCGTCATCGCCCATCTGCAGTCGGTGGAGTCGGACCTGGCCAAGGTCTCCAAGACCGAGTCGTTCACATGGATCGAGGGCGGCGAGGCCATCACGCTGGAGGCTGAGCTGGGGGAGGCTCCGGCCAAGAAGCGCTGAGGCGCGACCGCCTCGACAGACCGGGGTTGGCGTACCGGGAGACGCCTTACCGGGAGGTCTATGCGGCCCTGGGGGATGCTGTGCACCCCCGGGGTCGTGTCTTTGTGCGGGCGCAGATTTCTGTGATGCCACGCTCGGTGCACGGTCGCGACGAGCTGGTCGCCGGACCACCTCGGGGGCCATCTAGCAGGTCGGGGGTGATATTCGGCACGCGATGTCCACGGATTGACCTGAACACTCACCCTGAGCGAGTTCCACTGCTAATGTACACGTGTTCATAGCATGGTCTTGGACGGTGGAGCAGTGGTGCCCATCGCCGCAAACCAAGGAAGGACAGCGATGTCACAACGAAGGGCAAAGGCGCTCGGGGTAGGGATCGTCACGACCGGCATGCTTGCCGCAACGGTCGTCACGGCCTCGCCTGCCACCGGAGCACCCGCGTACACCCGCATCGACCAAGCCGCGATGACCGCGGTTGCTGCCGACTCGGTCGAGACCAGCGGAGAGGGCCCCAACGGCCCAATCTCGCTCATTCTCGACGGGGACGAATCCACCTACTGGCACACCCAGTGGTCTGGTTCGGTGGCACCGCTACCACACTGGTTCGTCGTCAAGCTCGGCGACCAGCCCGTCGACCTCGGGCGGGTCGATCTGACGCCGCGGCAGTCCTCCAACGGATCGGGACGCGTCCACGAGTACAAGCTGTACGCCGTCAATACCCCGCAGTGCACCAAGGACTCCTTCGGCAGTGCCGCCCCGGTGGCCTCCGGCCAGTTCGACGGCCTCGTCGCCAACAAGGCCCGAGTACGGTCGATCACCCTCGACACCCCCATCAAGGCGACCTGCGTCAAGGTGCAGTACGACTCCAGCTGGGGAGGAGCGAGCGGGTCGGATGACACGTCCCCCGCCGAGCAGGTCGCATCCCTCGCCGAGTTCAACGCCTTCACCGTCTCGACACCCTCGGTGACGCCAACCACCCCCGCAGGCCCACTCGCCCCAGAGGTGCCCGAAGGGGCGCTGTCGATCGGTGACGGCACCCTGTCGGTGCGTCTGCGACCCGACTTCCCGCAGATCATCGACTACAACCTCGCCGGTCGGACCCTCGTCGGCCAGTACGGCAGCGCGCTGTCCTCGATGACCATCGACGGGAAGGTCCAGAAGGTCACTGTCGGCAAGGCCACCGTCGCGGCAGACAAGCGGTCGGTCAGCTACCCGGTCGCGTTCCCGGGGCTGAAGGGCGTCCACCTCACCGCCGTGGTCTCGGTCAACGACGGAACCCTCACGTACAAGCTCACCAACATCGTCGACCCCGACAAGCTGGTGCACCGCATCGCCATCCCGGGCCTCGACCTGGTGAGCCTCACCGGAACCGACGCGAAGTCCCGAATCCTCGCCGCCGGAATCTCGGTGAGCCGCGAGACCTCCGGCGACAAGGTCATTGACGTGGCGAAAGCGAGCCCCGGAAAAGGTAACGCATGGATGGTCACGGCAAACAACTCCACCTTGGCGGCCGGATTCGAGACCAACGCCATCGGAGACAACACCGTCTCCCAGGGCGGCGGCACGACCGCACGCTTCGTCCACACCGTCAAGGACGTCTCCGGCACGACGGTAGGCTCCGTCTCCCCCGCTCAGTGGACCTACCGTTCGGGTGCCGTGACGACATATGACGACGGCTCCGGCATCGGCCCCGACGACGACCCCATGATCCAGGTCCGTATCACCGCCGACGCCAATGCCGACGGGGTCATCGACTGGCAGGACGGAGCCATCGCCACCCGGCACATCCTCACACCGATCGTCGGTGCCGACGAGGTGCGCAACCACGTCATCGCGCACATCCCCTTCAACATCGTGTCCCAGGCGACCCACCCGTTCCTACGGACCCTTGACGACGTCAAGCGGGTCTCCGTGGCCACCGATGGGCTCGGTCAGGAGGTTCTGCTCAAGGGTTACCAGGCCGAGGGACATGACTCGGCCCAGGGTGACTACGCCGGCCACTACAACGACAAGGCCGGTGGCCTGTCCGACCTGCGCACTCTCGTCTCGCAGGGCAAGGAGTGGAACGCCACCTTCGGTATTCACGTCAACGCCACCGAGTCGTACTCCGAGGCCAAGGCCTTCGGACCCGACCTGCTGCAGATGCCTCCGCAGAAGGCCTGGGGCTGGATGAACCAGGCGTACTACATGAACGGCCCCAAGGATCTGGCCACCGGTGCCGTCCTCGAGCGGCTCGCGGCCTTGCGTAAGGACTTCCCGGCCGACAGCAACCTCAACTGGCTGTACTGGGACGTCTACTACCCGCGCGGATGGGAGGGAGACCGGTTCGCAGCCGAGGTGGCCAAGCAAGGGTGGCGTCAGGGCTCCGAGTGGGCCGACGCGATGCCTCGCTCGAGCACCTGGTCACACTGGGCCAATGACGAGAACTACGGCGGATCGAACAACAAGGGCCTCAACTCCCAGCTCATCCGCTTCGTCGAGAACTCCTACCGCGACACGTGGAACCCCGACCCCGTGCTCGGCAACACCAACGTCGTCGAGTTCGAAGGCTGGACGGGCCACAACGACTACAACGCCTTCATCGCCAACGTGTGGCAGCGCAACCTGCCGACAAAGTTCATGCAGCGCTCGCCCATCATGAGCTGGTCCGAGCACGAGGTGAAACTGGCCGACGGCACCGTCGCCACCTCGCCGCTGGCTTCCATCGACGGGCGGACCATACCCACCAACCGCACCATCACGACCGACGGAGCGGTCGTCTACCACGACGGCACCTACCTGCTGCCATGGAAGGATGGCGGCAAGGACCGGCTATACTACTGGAACCCTTCGGGCAAGGCTGCCACCTGGCAGCTCACCAAGGCGTGGGCCTCCCAGTCCAGCCTGACGCTGTTCAAGCTCACCGACACCGGCCGGGTCAAGGTCGCCGACCTGCCCGTCTCGGGCGGCAAGATCGCTCTCCCGGCCACCGAGGCGAACACGGCATACGTCCTCTACCCGACCTCGGCGGTTCCCGCAGCCGCGACCCCGAACTGGGGAGAAGGTAGTCACATCGTCGATCCGGGGTTCTTCTCGGGAACGACGAATGCCTACCGCACGAGCGGCTCGGTCACGGTGACGAAGTCCGCCCGGGGCAATTTCCAGGCCGAGCTCGGGTCGGGGGCCTCCTCCCTGTCCCAACAGCTCGCTCTGCCCGCAGGGACGTGGAGTGCCTGGGCCTGGGTTCAGGTCCAGCCGGGAGCGACCCGCCACGTCGAGGTTGCGGTGTCCGGGTCCGGGGTCTCCCCCGCCGGCCACCAGGCCGGGCGCAAGGGTGAGGCTGTGACCTCGATCGACGCTTCCACGGCTCCCAACGCGACCGCCTCCGATGAGAAGGTCGGCACGTACTTCCAGCGGGTTCCGGTGCGCTTCACCTCGGACGGGTCGGCGGTGACCCTCGCTGTACGAGCCGGGGACGGCTCGGCCATCGTCTCGGTCGACGACCTGCGCATCGTCCCCACGACGACCCCGAACGATTCGGCCTCGACCGAATCCACCATCGTCTACGAGGACTTCGAGCACATTGACGACGGTTACGGGCCATTCGTCACCGGGCAGGCCAATGCCGGCGGCGACGCCCGTACCCAGTTGGCCGAGAAGCACGCCCCCTACTCGCAGTCAGGATGGTACGGCCTGGTCAACGACTCCGACCGTGCTGCCACCAAGGGTCAGAAGTACCTCGACAACGTCCTTGACGGTCAGTGGTCGCTCATGGCCCACCAGGAGAATGGCGGACTCATCCTGCGCACCACCCAGGGGCTCGTCCCCTTGGCCAAGGGGCACACCTACCGGGTGAGCTTCGATTACCAGACCGCCTATGACGACGACTACTCCCTGGTTGTCGGACACGACTCGGCCAGCGGAAAAGCGTGGAAGTCGACCATTGACCGCACTGTGCCGATCGCCCAGGCTCGCGGCGCCGGATGGCACTCCGGCACGACGACCGGCTCGGGCACGAAGGTGTTCAGTACCGAGTTCGCTGCCGGCGAGCACGCCTTTTTCGGAATCGTCAAGCAAGGTGGCAAGGTCCAAGGCGACCTGGTCATCGACCGGTTCAGGGTCGAGGACCTCGGGGCAAAACCGATCCTGTCGGTTGCCTCGAAGGCAGTGACGTCGTCCGATCCGGCCATGCGCGAACTCGCCATCACTGCATCGCTGGCCCTGTCGCAAGGTTCGGCCACCGACGTGAAGCTCTCCCTCACCGGCCCTCAGGGCTGGACGGTGACACCGGTGAGCACAGCGGCCACGAGTGTCTCGGCCGAACGCGACGCCACGGCATCGTGGACGGTCAAGGTGCCTCGCAATGCTGCTGCCGGCAAGCTCGAGGTCAAGGCCACGTGGACCCAGGACGGCAAGGCCGGACAGGGCACCGAGTCGATCCCAGTCGACCCTGGTCACTTCCCGCTCATTGACCCGATCAGCGGGACCGATCTGACGCTCGTCGAGGCGAGCTCGGAGCAGACCGGAGGCGCTGAGCCGGCACCGAACGGTCCGGCCGCAGCCGCCATCGACGGCGACCCGTCGACCTACTGGCACACCCAGTGGCACCCGACCGTCGACAAGTACCCGCATTACATCGTCATCCGGCCGACCGCCTCGCTCACCGAGGGCACGACCTGCCAGATCAAGGGCTTG
The genomic region above belongs to Cutibacterium equinum and contains:
- a CDS encoding glucose-6-phosphate dehydrogenase assembly protein OpcA, with amino-acid sequence MIVTLNDTTASKIGAAIVQARRTVGSGSGLVHTLICVCDSSHFDAAFDVARDAARQHPSRLLMVVMTRSRKDKLDAEVHAGEGTPGEVIVLRFSGAMAKRPASVILPLLLPDSPVIAWWPFTGPDDLAADPIGALADRRITDSAADKDPCKALARRAAHLSEGDSDLCWARTTGWRALAAAALDQHPATVKAVRVESAAGNAPAILLAAWLGLRLNVAVERVTTDSPGISAIVMSTSGGDIEIRRRSGRYAVYRIPGEPARGVALDRREVQMLIGEELRRLDRDEVFTAVMAEIANGAGRVSTTGDGGQS
- the pgl gene encoding 6-phosphogluconolactonase, whose amino-acid sequence is MTSRRLMRYQSAQGLAEGVAHRLVQTIVKAQAEQERIDLCLTGGRIANAVYAAMGEVVECAEIHPDQLHVWWGDDRFVPTGHPDRNSLQALPLLSAALRLDPSQTHVMPGADGKADPDEAAYSYAQELGDVVFDICLLGMGPDGHVASLFPGHPSFNPTTTALAVGVTDAPKPPPDRLSVTMPVINRSKRVWFLVSGSEKADAVERVFAGDESLPATWANGTIETSWMVDHDASIGLPRYNCSL
- a CDS encoding DoxX family protein, yielding MKTMNSQPSSRSSTVRDWVGFVARIILGGTLLVAGIIKATDIDSTIWSVRTYQIVPWDFAAVIGWAMPILEIIVGLMLVLGIATRWSGVLGALAMVVFIIGISSVWARHISLDCGCFGNGGPVGRDWAHTQRAYALDILRDLGLALCGVWLIVRPRTALSVDRWITA
- a CDS encoding DsbA family protein; its protein translation is MADKKSTASTSKRAALRAQQEAQESAKKRRRIIGVIAGVLVAAAIVVSVVFGLNRKSDDAPTGSQITPPSATKDGIYTLNKDKVKDGAPTLTVFQDYQCPACKATEDLFGKSLNDLSAKGEIKLQYHTLTFLDNNLKNDSSTRAAMAAAAADVVGHYEAYHDVVYSHQPEEEGAGYTDEQLRKEFATEAGITGKDLTTFQKVYDSKRTQDFVENGNDKGLQELQKFGSAGTPTFLVNGKPWEGWQSFSAAPSADDLLAAIKKAD
- the valS gene encoding valine--tRNA ligase, with amino-acid sequence MTSQTSAPSSATSPQRGVVPDKPALEGLEAKWGQVWEDSQLYAFDATAVDSRDQVFSIDTPPPTVSGHLHPGHVFSYTHTDTVARYQRMRGKKVFYPMGWDDNGLPTERRVQNYYGVRCDPSLPYDPDFTPPAKPDPKHQVAISRRNFVELCVELTAVDEKTFQDLWRSVGLSVDWNQLYTTISPESQRIAQLAFLHNHARGEAYLSDAPTLWDVTFSTAVAQAELEARDYPGAYHRLGFHRPDGEDVFIETTRPELLAACCALIAHPDDERYQHLFGTTVTTPLYGVEVPVLAHPAAEMDKGAGTAMCCTFGDLTDVAWWRELQLPTRTIIGRDGRILGETPQWIIDAGSAEAYEVIAGKTTFTARKLVVEALTASGEMDGEPKPTQRKANFYEKGDKPLEIIGTRQWYIRNGGRDADLREALLERGRELEWVPEHMRHRYENWVEGLNGDWLISRQRFFGVPFPVWYPLDAEGEPDYDHPLLPEESALPVDPASQAPAGYEESQRGVAGGFIGDPDVMDTWATSSLTPQIVTGWQRDADLFAKTFPMDFAPEAHDIIRTWVFSRMVRAHLENGVLPWKRAAISGFVTDPDRKKMSKSKGNTVVPTEIIDEFGADAVRWRAAMARPGMDSPFDKAQMKVGRRLAMKILNASKFVLGFGEGGQVADITNPADLSMLAGLSQIVVEATEAFDKFNYTAALEVSEQFFWTFCDDYLELVKERAYDSEGTDEAGALSARTALRLALDVMLRLFAPFLPFVTEEVWSWWKDGSVHTSSWPSADEVPADGDCDLMSDVSAALVELRGVKSTHKVPMRTPILSARISAPASVIAHLQSVESDLAKVSKTESFTWIEGGEAITLEAELGEAPAKKR
- a CDS encoding endo-alpha-N-acetylgalactosaminidase family protein; translated protein: MSQRRAKALGVGIVTTGMLAATVVTASPATGAPAYTRIDQAAMTAVAADSVETSGEGPNGPISLILDGDESTYWHTQWSGSVAPLPHWFVVKLGDQPVDLGRVDLTPRQSSNGSGRVHEYKLYAVNTPQCTKDSFGSAAPVASGQFDGLVANKARVRSITLDTPIKATCVKVQYDSSWGGASGSDDTSPAEQVASLAEFNAFTVSTPSVTPTTPAGPLAPEVPEGALSIGDGTLSVRLRPDFPQIIDYNLAGRTLVGQYGSALSSMTIDGKVQKVTVGKATVAADKRSVSYPVAFPGLKGVHLTAVVSVNDGTLTYKLTNIVDPDKLVHRIAIPGLDLVSLTGTDAKSRILAAGISVSRETSGDKVIDVAKASPGKGNAWMVTANNSTLAAGFETNAIGDNTVSQGGGTTARFVHTVKDVSGTTVGSVSPAQWTYRSGAVTTYDDGSGIGPDDDPMIQVRITADANADGVIDWQDGAIATRHILTPIVGADEVRNHVIAHIPFNIVSQATHPFLRTLDDVKRVSVATDGLGQEVLLKGYQAEGHDSAQGDYAGHYNDKAGGLSDLRTLVSQGKEWNATFGIHVNATESYSEAKAFGPDLLQMPPQKAWGWMNQAYYMNGPKDLATGAVLERLAALRKDFPADSNLNWLYWDVYYPRGWEGDRFAAEVAKQGWRQGSEWADAMPRSSTWSHWANDENYGGSNNKGLNSQLIRFVENSYRDTWNPDPVLGNTNVVEFEGWTGHNDYNAFIANVWQRNLPTKFMQRSPIMSWSEHEVKLADGTVATSPLASIDGRTIPTNRTITTDGAVVYHDGTYLLPWKDGGKDRLYYWNPSGKAATWQLTKAWASQSSLTLFKLTDTGRVKVADLPVSGGKIALPATEANTAYVLYPTSAVPAAATPNWGEGSHIVDPGFFSGTTNAYRTSGSVTVTKSARGNFQAELGSGASSLSQQLALPAGTWSAWAWVQVQPGATRHVEVAVSGSGVSPAGHQAGRKGEAVTSIDASTAPNATASDEKVGTYFQRVPVRFTSDGSAVTLAVRAGDGSAIVSVDDLRIVPTTTPNDSASTESTIVYEDFEHIDDGYGPFVTGQANAGGDARTQLAEKHAPYSQSGWYGLVNDSDRAATKGQKYLDNVLDGQWSLMAHQENGGLILRTTQGLVPLAKGHTYRVSFDYQTAYDDDYSLVVGHDSASGKAWKSTIDRTVPIAQARGAGWHSGTTTGSGTKVFSTEFAAGEHAFFGIVKQGGKVQGDLVIDRFRVEDLGAKPILSVASKAVTSSDPAMRELAITASLALSQGSATDVKLSLTGPQGWTVTPVSTAATSVSAERDATASWTVKVPRNAAAGKLEVKATWTQDGKAGQGTESIPVDPGHFPLIDPISGTDLTLVEASSEQTGGAEPAPNGPAAAAIDGDPSTYWHTQWHPTVDKYPHYIVIRPTASLTEGTTCQIKGLEYTARQSAANGRAKGYQVYVSTDGKTWGDPVASGDFADVTTPQVIEFAKPVPGPFVKLVETSSQNGAQFGGAGEIRLSASCSGSAAPTPAPNPTPTTVPTPGDTPSASPTPSQPAVPGQPSTTPSQPAAPTAPNPSDTAGRPSTPAQPGKPGTSGIAWKPGKPSELPHTGASGDDTAVTLTVTALLAMAGMSHLRRR